CTCACCCACTATTTCTCGCTCCACGCtgcaaattttatttttttgcttcCGATAAAGAATTAAAGCAGAAAAAGGGGCCAAAAATGGCTGCATTAACCGTTCTAACAAAATCGCTCGGCTATCACTGCGCCAAAAGATCTAAAATTTCTAccttttctcaaaatttcccttCGCATAACTCTCGGTTTCAAACATTAAGGACTCTGATTTTAGAACCCTCTTTATCCGAATCTGTCAAGCTCAACCGTCTCTCCGACTATAATTCCGGTACTTATTTTTCCTTTAAAGAAATCTcacgacttttttttttttttaaagcttaATTTTTTAAGTACGTAATTGACAGGAATCGTTGAGGTCAATTTGGACCGGCCCGAAGCAAAAAATGCAATTGGGAAAGATATGTTGAGTGGCTTACGCCATGCCTTCGAAGCTATCGATCGAGATTCCTCAGCTCGTGTAGTTATGATCTCTAGTTCTGTTCCCAAGGTTTTCTGTGCTGGCGCTGATTTAAAGGTGAAATTTGCTTTCTTTTACTTGTTTCTTTTATCACTCTTTGTTCCTTTACCTTCTGAAAGTATAAAAAGAGTATTTTTTGTAAAGTGAAAATTTGATTTCATCTTAATTGATAATGTGGTTATTAGCAGTAATGAGGGTGAATTTCCTGCTGGGGGATGCGATAATTTGATCATTAACGGTCAAGCTTGAGTTAAGTGAGATAATTTGATCTTGTTGTTTGCTCGGCCTTTGATTGGCAGGAACGGAAGAAGATGACTGCTGCTGAGGTTCACTCTTTTGTCAACTACTTACGATCCACTTTCTCGTTAATAGAGGTTATTTCTTAGTCTCTAAGATGTTTTGTGATGGTTGATTGACTTGTTAACACATTGATATTCAAATGGTTTGATTATTATGTttttgtgtgtgtatatatatatatatattcaaacagTGAGATGCGAGGAAGTGTATGTCTCAGTTCCAATATTTTTCATCCTAAAGCTGGGTCCGGGTTTCAATCTTTTATCATTGTTGCATAAAGATACACTTCACCATCAACTTCATGATTCCTTTACTAAAGCTGTTGGAATGGTCTTATTTTAGATTGAGTGCTTACATGGACTACTGTTTATTTAGTTCAGGAACTTCAAATTCCTACTATTGCTGTTATCGAAGGTGCTGCATTGGGTGGAGGACTTGAAATGGCTTTGTCATGTGATCTTAGGATCTGTGGTTAGTcttatattttaaatcatttcGTAATCACCTTTATTTGCTTCTAGAATGTCTGGTTACATTGtctgttttttttttcccttgAGATTatctttttaatgaattttccttcaaattttcttAGGGGAAAATGCATTATTGGGTTTGCCAGAAACAGGACTTGCCATAATACCCGGGTTTGAACTAAATCTCGTTTCAGTATTTGATCAGGTTTTCGATTGAAATCTGAAGGTGGTAGCTCATTGGCCCCTATATTTAACAGTGCAGGTGGGACTCAAAGACTTCCTAGGTTGGTTGGAAAGTCAATAGCAAAGGACATTATTTTTACTGGTCGAAGAATTGGTGGCAGGGATGCAATGTCCATGGGTATGCAAACCAATAAGCTGCTTTTTTCCCTTCCTGTGTTTTATAGCTATCCAACTCCAGTAGTAAACAAGGTCTGTGATATTTCAGGTCTTGTTAATTACTGTGTTCCTGCTGGTGAAGCTCATCCCAAAGCTTTAGAAATTGCTCGGGAAATTAATCAGAAGGTAATATTTATGCATCTTCAGAATTGTCTTTGCTTGGAAGTCCATGTGGTATTTTCTTTCTTTAAGTTTGTTCATTTAAcatccatgaaattttaatttaagtttaatCAGAATTGCAAAGGCTTCAGCTCTATGTGACCCTATACAAATTATTGAATGTTCAAGCAACATATTCTTAGCAGGGTCCGATAGCAATAAGGATGGCAAAAAGGGCTATAAACGAGGGGATTGAGAGAGAGATGGTTTCAGCTTTGGATTTAGAAGAAGAATGCTACGAACAGACTTTGAATACAAAGGATCGCTTGGAAGGCTTAGCAGCATTTGCTGAAAAGCGAAAGCCAATATATACCGGGGAATAAGAAAGACCCAGACTGTTACTAAAAAAATGGCTTCTTCATAAGTTTGTTTACTAATAACAGTTCTTACTTTGTTCTAAATTTGGACCTTTGAGAAGTCTTTATGTTGGATGAACTCTTTAATATCAATTAAAATGTcagaaataataatttatatcaaCCTTGAATGCCAAAATCATTTCTATGGTGGTTTGAATTTTATAAGCAGCTGTGTTCTTAATGGTATTTGTTTCGAAGATCTAAATCCCCACTTTCCGAAACCCAAGCTTTATTCATTTGAAAATACGTTCATGTGGTCACTCTTGAGATCATAGCAAGTTTAGGGTTAGAATCTCTGCATCTAAAATCCTTCTCCAACTCTAGTATTGTAATTTCCTCgtaaataaaaaagggaaaaaaaagtgaTTGTAACATACCCACTTCGATTACACAATGGGGGTATCGGGTGAAGACATTTGATCAATACGTCAAACGTTGAGGTTTTTAGCTTTCATATTAAATGCGAAATACAAAACTATCATGTTTGTAGTATTACCATTCATCACCGACTAGcgttgatatataatttttacatattaattttaatttctaaCGAGCTCATTCATTAATTAACAGTATATGTACCTTATATATGTGTGTGTCATGTTTGTCCTTCATTATCTGGTTGAGAAATGTGATAATTATACATAAATGAACCGAATCAATGACAATACTGAAAAGGAAAAAAAGCCAACGACAGCTTAGCAAAAACCCTGGAATGTGTCATTTTTATTAACAATTACAATGTCTCATTCCATAAATAGAGTATGGCCTCAAACAAGTTTTTTACTTTCCATTCTAGTTAATGTCTGAAGTTCACGTTAGGAAAGTCAGTGATAGCTACCATAACAATAGTCATGTTTGATGAATTTTCCAGTCTCTAGTTACCATAACCAGCCCTTTCCATGTTGGGCTTTGTACAAGTTGCTGTTCTTGAGAAGTAATGGTTTCTCCTTATAAAAGGCAGAATCCCCATGGTCTCTGGGTATGTTTTCATTTAAAACAGGTCTTTATAGGTGGAGTAGCAATGGAAGGAAGTCCAAATTCAAACAACAAGACTACCCCATATCAGAAGATCAGTGGCAGATGCAGCGGCATCGACACCGGCAGCAGGAGGTTGTCCACGAGATTCAAAGGAGTGCTTCCACTCGAAAGTCACAAATGGGGTGCAAGGATTTCTTTCAATTACAGAGCATACTGGCTTGGAACATATTACACAGAAGAGGAGGCAGCCATTGCTTATGATAGAGCAGCTCTCAAATTGCTGAAAACCGACGCTTCCCTCAACTTACCTTACAATATTTACACACCTCAAGAGAAATCATTCCAGAGCTGGTACTCAGA
This window of the Gossypium arboreum isolate Shixiya-1 chromosome 12, ASM2569848v2, whole genome shotgun sequence genome carries:
- the LOC108478225 gene encoding probable enoyl-CoA hydratase 2, mitochondrial, coding for MAALTVLTKSLGYHCAKRSKISTFSQNFPSHNSRFQTLRTLILEPSLSESVKLNRLSDYNSGIVEVNLDRPEAKNAIGKDMLSGLRHAFEAIDRDSSARVVMISSSVPKVFCAGADLKERKKMTAAEVHSFVNYLRSTFSLIEELQIPTIAVIEGAALGGGLEMALSCDLRICGENALLGLPETGLAIIPGAGGTQRLPRLVGKSIAKDIIFTGRRIGGRDAMSMGLVNYCVPAGEAHPKALEIAREINQKGPIAIRMAKRAINEGIEREMVSALDLEEECYEQTLNTKDRLEGLAAFAEKRKPIYTGE